The Belonocnema kinseyi isolate 2016_QV_RU_SX_M_011 chromosome 2, B_treatae_v1, whole genome shotgun sequence nucleotide sequence GTATTCAAGGTATTCAacaagttatttatatttttaatcaaaattttagactTTGCAAAGAAgcgaaagagagaaaaaatatctcccattgcaaataaaaatgcaaaaagatttaaattagaaaataatgataataacaatgataaaaatgaagaaatgttTACGTCACAAAGTGAAAACATTTTCACGTCAACTCCCCTCTCTGTAAGTTATAATTCCATATTTTACAAGATATCAAAATGTCATTGTGAATATACAATCAGTTTGTTTTAACTCGACATAACTAACTTTTAGACTAAAGCTGGACTGGAAAAGCCTTCAAGTCTACAACCTCAAAGGTTAGGTAATCTTTTCTCGCCGGGTGCAAAACCGACAGAAAAAGTATATCACGGTTCATATCGGTTAATAATACAAATCGATAAAATCCGTTCTAAGCCTGGACCAAAGTCGAAAAAGCTCTTACTTTCCTCccgtttaaaaaagaaatctaagGATATTGACATGGCTCTAGAGAAATGTGCTGCAGCTTTGCAAGCAAGTTTCAATGATTCAATTCAAGACGATCTCAGGGTACCAGATCAGGATAGATTTGCTGAATCTGATGACAGTATAATCGAATTAGATCCGTCCAGTCCCGAGAAAACAGGTACGAATCTCCAAGAGTCGGATCAAAACGACCTCGGAAATTCAGGCCACAAAAAAGTCAATGAGTCAAGCGAAAACACTATTACCAAATCAAGTCAGAGTAATCTCGATGAATCAAGTAAAAACCATCTCAAGAACCCTAGCCAAAATCGGCCAATTAACACTCAGATCAGACCAGTCCAGCAACAATTTGGACAAAGCATCTTGAAAACTGATGTGATCCAACAGCTTGAAAAGCTGATCAAACCCCCTGCAATGCTGTCTGTATGTAAAGCCGGTTGTGAActccagaatgttatttttaatagtaGTCCAGCTTTTAGATGCGGAAAATGCAACAATATCTACATTCCACAACCAATGAACGCAGTAAATAATACAGAGAGCCAGCCGATTGGTCCTCCAATTTCTGAAAATCTAGTATGTGATATTTGTGATGGcgtattcgaaattaaaattgaatatgaaaAACATATGAGACTGCATAATTATATGAATCCTAGTACACCTTTCCAATGCCATCTTTGTAACTCAGTATTCGATACAAAACAGAACGCACGAAACCACATTTCGCAAGCCCATGGAATCGGAACTGACAGGAAAAAGCAAAGAAGCTTGCCGAAAACTGCTGCTGATATTAGATGCGAGCTTTGTAATTTGATATTTAAGGACGAAGAATACTTCAGGTATTTACTTTTTTCTAGACAGATCAATTGCAGACTACGTCTTTTTTACcctaatttttagttttgtatTTTTGCTTGCTGTCTTTCCCGAGAAATGaccatgaatttattatttaactggaaattttagaaatttttagagaaaataaataaCTCTTAAtgtgattttaaccgtttttttaaataattagttcaattgtgctctttttaaattatgatatcattcagtttaaagtGCATAATTCAacaatctttcactttaaaattatccattttagatttttaatttttaagtgtaaatttcaattaaaagaattttaaaatgcagttttaaagacttgcacaattaaaaattagaaacgtttaaaatcgatgatttttaataaaatgcattttgGTTGATCCACTGtgaatataaatgaattaatgatttttgaaatttaattgtactttaagatttaaaaagtaaatcatGATTGTAGAAGAAgtttcggaatcagttcaaaattttagaatatccagattttaacgtaaaaaatttaacagtttcaattggaaagtctttttAGTCAAACAAAGGTAAATGgcctattgaaactttataaactattaaacattttaaaatattgtaacttcaaaataatatatttataattaaaggtgtttattaaatttccaacatctaaaatattccattttgaaaccatgcaatttggaatttttcaattaaaaaaagagcagttacttaatatttataaatatctgactattcatttaaaatcagtaattataaattaaatattgaaaactaacaacaaaaaaactaaacattcaacgtaacatttttaattgatctgcttaaccaaatttaatttgtaattcaaattgttgaattttgatgtataaataacaattaagcatctattattcttagaaaaaattcgagtaagttgaaaaaatatcttaagatttgaaaaattcaaaattacttaaaaattttaaatgatttcaaataatttaaacgaagtgtctacttGAACCGACGAAATCCGACTAaataatatagattttggcagataccgtaaaaaactttagaagcttttttaggaatttgagaggcttcagaagaagaaaaaacatttcctaagaaaattgaaaatgattgtttattttaataaactaatttcaagagaatatttaaaaagattgataaagatttaccaaattttcaaacatgaatgtgaaagattttaggaaaatttcattaa carries:
- the LOC117168240 gene encoding protein suppressor of hairy wing-like; this encodes MMSLVCCAATCLSNHTTKVDGRSIKFYPFPNDAKLKQQWRNNCKSIRANNVKHKELFRLCELHFEKSNFTPNMQLKPKAVPTLFDFAKKRKREKISPIANKNAKRFKLENNDNNNDKNEEMFTSQSENIFTSTPLSTKAGLEKPSSLQPQRLGNLFSPGAKPTEKVYHGSYRLIIQIDKIRSKPGPKSKKLLLSSRLKKKSKDIDMALEKCAAALQASFNDSIQDDLRVPDQDRFAESDDSIIELDPSSPEKTGTNLQESDQNDLGNSGHKKVNESSENTITKSSQSNLDESSKNHLKNPSQNRPINTQIRPVQQQFGQSILKTDVIQQLEKLIKPPAMLSVCKAGCELQNVIFNSSPAFRCGKCNNIYIPQPMNAVNNTESQPIGPPISENLVCDICDGVFEIKIEYEKHMRLHNYMNPSTPFQCHLCNSVFDTKQNARNHISQAHGIGTDRKKQRSLPKTAADIRCELCNLIFKDEEYFRNHMKSHTENNKPAPPVGQVKSVRYACSVCSMEFSTLPEIEVHMKTHIETDLEELRCNICSKIFPNDQILRDHLRDHVARAHRCHLCPKAFVNMINLRVHLKNHA